The Lentisphaerota bacterium nucleotide sequence ATGCTGGAGACCATGCAGGAGCGCTCGGTCACGCTGCTGGGAACCACGCGGGCGCTCCCGGCGCCATTCTTCGTGCTGGCCAGCCAGAACCCGATCGAGCTGGAGGGCACCTACCCGCTCCCCGAGGCGCAGTTGGACCGCTTCCTGTTCCGTCTGAATGTCGGCGATCTGCCCGCCGATACCTTGCTGGACATACTGACCGGACGCCGCCACGGAACGGTGCCCGAAGCCTCCTGGACGCTGCCGCAGGAGATGCTGGAGCGCTGCTTTGCCACGGTTGACCGGGTGGCGCTCCCCGAGGCCGTCGCCCGCTGGATCGCCCGGCTGGTGAGCGCCACCCACCCCGGCGCCGCCGAGGCGACGCCGCGGGTGCGGACGTACGTGCGCTACGGCGCCTCGCCGCGCGCCGCGATCGCGCTGGCCGAGGCGGCGCGCGCGGCGGCGCTGCTGGCGGGGCGGCCGTCGGTGGGCTTCGAGGACGTGAAGATGCTGGTCGAGCCGGTGCTCAACCACCGCCTGATCCTCAATTACCAGGCGCGGCTCGATCAGGTCACGACATCGGCGCTGTCGCAGGAACTGGCGGAGGCGCTCGACCCGGCCGGAATGCGGCTGCCGCAGGGGGGGGGGGTGCAGGCGTG carries:
- a CDS encoding AAA family ATPase produces the protein MNLLTPQEIAPASEALNQTLDQMNRMLLGRDALHRLVLTGILARGHILLEGLPGLGKTALVKAVADILRLRFKRIQFTPDLMPGDILGSHILQQTASGARDLVFQPGPVFCNILLADEINRASPKTQSAMLETMQERSVTLLGTTRALPAPFFVLASQNPIELEGTYPLPEAQLDRFLFRLNVGDLPADTLLDILTGRRHGTVPEASWTLPQEMLERCFATVDRVALPEAVARWIARLVSATHPGAAEATPRVRTYVRYGASPRAAIALAEAARAAALLAGRPSVGFEDVKMLVEPVLNHRLILNYQARLDQVTTSALSQELAEALDPAGMRLPQGGGVQA